One region of Dehalococcoidia bacterium genomic DNA includes:
- a CDS encoding trypsin-like peptidase domain-containing protein, translating into MRIPAITAFLLAAILLFSACRIEFSTTPISAPAPAMAPVIQQITPLDPGWKSPGPAENAAVLPNIADVVEKGYPGVVTITTEQIVNDMFSRVVLQSGAGSGWILDSSGIIVTNNHVVEGARKVVIQFSDGRTSEVTADRVFRDPLTDLAIIKVDLTDLPTVAIGDSGKLRVGDWVVAIGNPLGKGIKAKEGIISGLKVSLSLDEDESLYDLIETSAAINEGNSGGPLLNMKGQVIGITSAKIAKIGVEGMGYAISINSSLPILQELVNKGYITRPFLGVELYTVNDYVAYYNGLAVKRGAIITTVQPGSPAARAGMRRLDVIIRYQGKEITTAPELLRELRSSKIGDEISVTYVRGKNTYTATALLTDSPPPQ; encoded by the coding sequence ATGAGAATCCCCGCCATAACGGCTTTTCTGCTCGCAGCCATACTGCTCTTCAGCGCCTGCCGCATCGAGTTCTCCACAACTCCCATATCGGCGCCGGCGCCTGCGATGGCGCCCGTTATCCAGCAAATAACTCCCCTCGATCCCGGCTGGAAATCGCCGGGTCCGGCGGAAAACGCGGCGGTCCTACCCAATATCGCCGACGTGGTTGAAAAGGGCTACCCCGGGGTGGTCACCATCACGACCGAACAGATCGTCAACGATATGTTCAGCAGGGTCGTGCTGCAATCGGGCGCCGGATCAGGCTGGATACTCGACAGCAGCGGCATTATCGTCACCAACAACCACGTCGTGGAAGGCGCACGCAAGGTCGTTATCCAGTTCTCGGACGGCAGGACCAGTGAAGTGACCGCCGACAGGGTTTTCCGCGATCCTCTGACCGACCTGGCCATCATCAAGGTCGACCTGACCGACCTTCCAACCGTGGCTATAGGAGATTCAGGCAAGCTCAGGGTGGGCGACTGGGTGGTGGCTATAGGCAATCCACTGGGCAAGGGCATTAAAGCCAAGGAGGGCATAATCAGCGGCCTCAAGGTCTCCCTCTCCCTGGACGAGGACGAATCGCTGTACGACCTGATCGAGACATCGGCAGCCATCAACGAGGGCAACAGCGGCGGCCCTTTGCTTAACATGAAGGGCCAGGTCATCGGCATCACCAGCGCCAAGATCGCCAAGATAGGCGTGGAGGGCATGGGCTATGCCATCAGCATCAACTCCTCTTTGCCCATACTTCAGGAGCTGGTCAACAAAGGCTATATCACGCGGCCCTTCCTGGGTGTGGAGCTCTACACGGTAAACGACTACGTCGCATACTACAACGGACTGGCGGTCAAACGCGGGGCTATCATCACCACGGTGCAGCCGGGCAGCCCGGCGGCCAGGGCCGGTATGCGCAGGCTGGACGTTATCATCCGCTACCAGGGCAAGGAGATCACCACCGCACCTGAGCTTCTTCGCGAGCTTCGCAGCTCCAAAATTGGCGACGAGATATCGGTTACCTATGTCCGGGGAAAGAATACTTACACTGCCACCGCCCTGCTCACCGACAGCCCCCCTCCCCAATAG
- the gltA gene encoding NADPH-dependent glutamate synthase: MPRQDPKVRAHNYNEVALGYNDEMALQEAARCIQCPKRPCVAGCPVNVDIPEFIKAVRDNQMEDSVRILKSKNALPAICGRVCPQETQCEQVCSLGKKGAPIAIGRLERYVADWDLAHKKETKVELPPPTGKRVAVIGSGPAGLTAAADLARMGHKVTVYEALHTAGGVLMYGIPEFRLPKNVVQSEVDYVKSLGVDIQLDSVMGKLATVDELLEKDYDAVFLGTGAGLPMFLGIPGENLNGVYSANEFLTRVNLMKAYLFPEYDTPIKIGKQVAVIGGGNVAMDSARCALRLGANKVYIIYRRSRTEMPARHEEVENAEEEGIIFKFLTNPKQIIGDDKGWVKAMECYEMELGEPDASGRRRPITKQGSEFIIDVDVVVIALGTTPNPLIPSTTKGLEVTKHGTVVADEQSGKTVKDRVWAGGDVVTGAATVISAMGAGKRAAASIHEFLMGQKP; encoded by the coding sequence ATGCCGCGCCAGGACCCCAAGGTGCGCGCGCATAACTATAACGAAGTAGCACTGGGCTACAACGACGAAATGGCCCTGCAGGAGGCCGCGCGCTGCATTCAGTGCCCCAAACGTCCCTGCGTGGCAGGATGCCCGGTCAACGTCGACATCCCCGAGTTCATCAAGGCCGTGCGCGACAACCAGATGGAAGATTCGGTGCGCATCCTTAAGAGCAAGAACGCCCTGCCCGCCATCTGCGGACGTGTTTGCCCGCAGGAGACGCAGTGCGAACAGGTATGCTCGCTGGGCAAGAAGGGGGCCCCGATAGCCATCGGCAGGCTGGAAAGGTATGTCGCCGACTGGGACCTGGCCCATAAAAAGGAAACAAAGGTTGAGCTTCCCCCGCCCACAGGCAAAAGGGTGGCCGTCATCGGCTCCGGACCCGCCGGCCTGACCGCCGCCGCCGACCTGGCCAGGATGGGACATAAGGTCACGGTGTATGAAGCCCTGCACACGGCGGGCGGCGTGCTGATGTACGGTATCCCCGAGTTCCGCCTGCCCAAGAATGTGGTGCAATCTGAAGTTGATTATGTTAAATCGCTGGGCGTGGATATACAGCTCGATTCCGTGATGGGCAAGCTGGCCACGGTGGACGAGCTGCTGGAGAAGGACTACGACGCCGTTTTCCTGGGCACGGGCGCGGGACTGCCCATGTTCCTGGGCATACCCGGCGAGAACCTCAACGGCGTTTACTCGGCCAACGAGTTCCTGACACGCGTCAACCTGATGAAGGCATACCTCTTCCCGGAGTACGATACGCCTATCAAGATAGGAAAACAGGTGGCGGTGATCGGCGGCGGAAACGTCGCCATGGATTCCGCCCGCTGTGCGCTCAGGCTGGGCGCCAATAAGGTCTATATCATCTACCGCCGCTCGCGCACCGAGATGCCGGCCCGCCACGAAGAAGTTGAGAACGCCGAGGAGGAAGGCATCATCTTCAAATTCCTCACCAATCCCAAACAAATCATCGGCGACGACAAGGGCTGGGTCAAGGCCATGGAATGCTACGAGATGGAACTGGGCGAGCCGGACGCCAGCGGCAGACGCCGCCCCATAACCAAACAGGGCAGCGAGTTCATCATCGATGTCGATGTGGTTGTAATTGCCCTGGGCACCACACCCAATCCACTCATCCCCTCCACCACCAAAGGCCTTGAAGTCACAAAACACGGAACGGTGGTGGCGGACGAGCAGTCCGGCAAGACCGTCAAGGACCGTGTCTGGGCGGGCGGGGACGTCGTCACGGGCGCAGCCACGGTGATCAGCGCCATGGGCGCGGGCAAACGGGCCGCTGCCTCGATACACGAGTTCCTGATGGGGCAAAAGCCCTAA
- a CDS encoding TrpB-like pyridoxal phosphate-dependent enzyme — protein sequence MAKKLTKFILAEKDMPTSWYNILPDLPEPMLPILHPQTHEPTILPPPLFPSTLNDQEFSKEHFIEIPDEVLDVYRMYRPTPLIRAFRLEKALGTPAQIFYKYEGVSPAGSHKLNTAIAQAYYNKKAGIKRIATETGAGQWGSALSLACQYMGLECKVYMVKVSYNQKPYRRIMMETWGAKCVASPSTDTNFGKQVLAEDPNCPGSLGIAISEACEDAFSREDTSYSLGSVLNHVILHQSIIGLETKKQLEMADVEADIVIGCVGGGSNFGGLAVPFVKDKMKGKKIEIIAVEPTACPTMTKGPLAWDLGDVAGMAPIVMMYTLGHSFVPSPIHAGGLRYHGMSPLVSHLHKLKLIDARAVNQKSTFESAIQFARTEGIIPAPEPAHAIKVVIDEALKCKESGQKKVIVLGLSGHGHFDLSAYEQFLSGKLEADAYDEAKVKQALAQLPKVDFKG from the coding sequence ATGGCTAAAAAATTAACAAAGTTCATCCTGGCTGAAAAGGATATGCCGACTTCCTGGTACAACATACTGCCCGACCTGCCTGAGCCCATGCTCCCCATACTGCATCCGCAGACGCATGAGCCGACCATCCTGCCCCCGCCCCTCTTCCCGTCAACCCTGAACGACCAGGAGTTCAGCAAGGAACACTTTATCGAAATCCCCGACGAGGTGCTGGACGTCTACAGGATGTACCGTCCAACGCCGCTTATCCGCGCCTTCAGGCTGGAGAAGGCCCTGGGCACACCGGCCCAGATATTCTACAAGTACGAGGGCGTCAGCCCGGCCGGCAGCCACAAGCTCAACACAGCCATCGCACAGGCCTACTACAATAAGAAGGCGGGCATCAAGCGCATCGCCACTGAAACCGGCGCCGGGCAGTGGGGAAGCGCCCTTTCTCTGGCCTGCCAGTACATGGGACTTGAATGCAAGGTCTACATGGTCAAGGTCAGCTACAACCAGAAGCCCTACCGCCGCATCATGATGGAGACCTGGGGCGCCAAGTGCGTAGCCAGCCCCAGCACCGACACCAATTTCGGTAAGCAGGTACTGGCTGAAGATCCCAACTGCCCCGGCAGCCTGGGCATCGCCATCAGCGAAGCCTGCGAAGACGCCTTCAGCCGCGAGGACACTTCATACTCCCTGGGAAGCGTGCTCAACCACGTCATCCTGCACCAGTCCATCATCGGCCTTGAGACCAAGAAGCAGCTGGAAATGGCCGATGTCGAAGCCGATATCGTCATCGGCTGCGTGGGCGGCGGCAGCAATTTCGGTGGATTGGCCGTCCCCTTTGTAAAGGACAAGATGAAAGGCAAGAAGATTGAGATCATAGCCGTCGAGCCCACCGCCTGCCCCACCATGACCAAGGGACCGCTGGCCTGGGACCTGGGCGACGTGGCAGGCATGGCCCCGATCGTCATGATGTACACACTCGGCCATTCTTTCGTCCCATCGCCCATCCACGCGGGGGGTCTGCGCTACCACGGCATGTCTCCGCTGGTATCCCACCTGCATAAACTCAAGCTGATCGATGCCAGGGCGGTAAACCAGAAGTCCACATTCGAGAGTGCGATCCAGTTCGCCCGCACCGAGGGTATCATACCGGCCCCCGAACCCGCGCACGCCATCAAAGTGGTAATCGACGAGGCTCTTAAGTGCAAAGAATCAGGACAGAAAAAGGTCATCGTCCTGGGACTGAGCGGACACGGTCATTTCGACCTGAGCGCCTACGAGCAGTTCCTCTCCGGCAAACTGGAAGCCGACGCCTACGACGAAGCTAAAGTGAAACAGGCGCTGGCACAGCTTCCCAAGGTCGATTTCAAAGGCTAA